A part of Helicobacter ibis genomic DNA contains:
- a CDS encoding YbaB/EbfC family nucleoid-associated protein, which translates to MFNSQDLLKTLENLQEQFSNAQEENKNLTFTAKSGGGLVSVSVNGNGEIIDITIDDSLLEDKESMQILLISAINDALKSFEQNRKSMALDMMNNIGLGGLKGM; encoded by the coding sequence ATGTTTAATTCGCAAGACTTACTAAAAACACTAGAAAACCTACAAGAACAATTCAGCAATGCACAAGAAGAAAATAAAAATCTAACATTTACTGCTAAAAGTGGTGGTGGGCTTGTTAGTGTCAGTGTAAATGGAAATGGAGAGATAATTGATATTACCATTGATGATTCTCTACTAGAAGATAAAGAATCAATGCAAATATTGCTAATTAGTGCAATTAATGATGCATTAAAGAGCTTTGAGCAAAATAGAAAAAGTATGGCACTGGATATGATGAATAACATCGGTCTTGGTGGATTAAAGGGTATGTAA
- the surE gene encoding 5'/3'-nucleotidase SurE: MKRIFITNDDGYESPGLLALKEALSPLGHVVVVAPAVEKSACGHGMSLTHPLRFIKIDDDFYKLDNGTPTDCVYLSLYSLYDNPPDLIVSGINIGSNMGEDVSYSGTAAAAMEGALHDIPSIAISQVLKDKNHFGFDFALAKDSIYKLAKKVLEGGFPLANRQFLNINIPQITKQECKGFKITELGIRMYGNDAQLHRNPRGEEYYWLGLHPLSWKEREGDETSDFSAVFDNYVSITPITLDFTARDKINTLKQWINNG, from the coding sequence ATGAAAAGAATTTTTATAACAAATGATGATGGATATGAATCTCCGGGTCTTCTAGCTCTAAAAGAAGCACTATCTCCACTAGGACATGTAGTAGTAGTAGCCCCAGCAGTAGAAAAGTCAGCATGTGGGCATGGAATGAGCTTAACACACCCGCTTAGATTCATAAAAATAGATGATGATTTTTATAAGCTAGATAATGGAACTCCAACTGATTGTGTTTATTTATCACTATATTCTCTATATGATAATCCACCAGATTTAATAGTAAGTGGGATAAATATAGGCTCAAATATGGGAGAAGATGTGAGTTATTCAGGCACTGCAGCTGCTGCTATGGAGGGTGCATTACATGATATTCCATCAATTGCAATATCACAAGTATTAAAGGATAAGAATCATTTTGGATTTGACTTTGCCCTTGCAAAAGATAGTATCTATAAACTTGCCAAAAAAGTCCTAGAAGGTGGTTTTCCATTAGCAAATAGACAATTTTTAAATATAAATATCCCACAAATAACCAAACAAGAGTGCAAGGGATTTAAAATAACAGAGCTTGGAATTAGAATGTATGGCAACGATGCACAACTACACAGGAATCCAAGAGGCGAAGAATATTATTGGCTTGGATTACATCCACTATCTTGGAAGGAAAGAGAAGGAGATGAGACTTCAGATTTTAGTGCAGTCTTTGATAATTATGTATCAATCACTCCTATAACACTTGACTTTACGGCAAGAGATAAAATAAATACACTAAAACAATGGATAAATAATGGATAA
- a CDS encoding Bax inhibitor-1/YccA family protein: MSLYDRKSLNDHYTNNESSFSSATFSSDVALISFVKQTYQLFAASLFAASVGAYIGITSFGGVVSQYYIGFVILELALLFGLFFTKSKPGINLFMLFAFTFVTGVTLTPILSRVLGMPGGAMIVAQAFLLTTAIFGVMSIFALRTTKDLASMGKMLFIALIVVVIGSIINIFLGSPLLQVIIAGVGAILFSLFIAYDTQNIVRGLYDSPVMAAVSLYLDFLNLFVSLLQLLGIFNSKE, encoded by the coding sequence ATGTCTTTATATGATAGAAAGTCATTAAATGATCATTACACAAATAATGAGTCAAGCTTTTCAAGTGCTACTTTTAGTAGTGATGTTGCATTAATTAGCTTTGTAAAGCAAACTTATCAGCTTTTTGCTGCGTCGCTTTTTGCTGCTAGTGTTGGTGCTTATATAGGTATTACTAGCTTTGGTGGTGTGGTAAGCCAATATTACATAGGATTTGTGATTTTGGAATTAGCACTTTTGTTTGGATTGTTTTTCACAAAGTCAAAGCCTGGCATAAATCTATTTATGCTATTTGCTTTTACTTTTGTTACAGGTGTCACACTAACCCCGATTCTAAGTAGAGTATTGGGTATGCCGGGTGGTGCTATGATAGTAGCTCAAGCATTCTTGCTAACTACTGCTATTTTTGGCGTTATGAGTATATTTGCACTAAGAACAACAAAAGATTTAGCTAGTATGGGGAAAATGCTTTTTATAGCACTTATTGTTGTAGTTATAGGCTCTATTATTAATATATTTTTAGGAAGCCCTTTATTACAGGTAATCATAGCTGGTGTTGGTGCTATATTATTTAGTTTATTTATCGCATATGATACACAAAACATCGTAAGAGGATTATATGATAGTCCTGTAATGGCGGCAGTTAGTCTGTATTTAGACTTTTTAAATCTTTTTGTATCACTACTTCAATTACTTGGAATCTTCAATTCAAAAGAATAA
- a CDS encoding polyprenyl synthetase family protein, whose product MKTLLQNTLDDFESFIALNAPKIESFHPYYESALWEMVLGGGKRFRPQLLMTIVLAYAPHKIQCAFLPALAIEVLHTYSLIHDDLPSMDNASLRRGLKTLHTKYDEAGAILIGDALNTYAFYLLSQAKLKPKTKIKLVKILSKNGGIYGMVLGQALDCYFEEKKLPLSSLKTIHINKTAKLISASLQMGGAIANVDKKTLKTLKKLGILLGLFFQIRDDIIDSTQSEKEALKTTNNDTNKNSYVNLLGLEGARYELEKLKTKIDSKIKKLNTNSQEILNIILKKYLKEV is encoded by the coding sequence ATGAAAACGCTTTTACAGAATACATTAGATGATTTTGAATCTTTCATAGCTCTAAATGCTCCAAAAATAGAGAGTTTCCACCCATATTATGAATCTGCATTATGGGAGATGGTATTAGGCGGTGGTAAGAGATTTAGACCACAGCTATTAATGACTATAGTCTTAGCTTATGCACCACACAAAATACAATGTGCATTCCTTCCAGCATTAGCAATAGAGGTATTACACACATATTCTTTGATACATGATGACTTACCAAGCATGGATAATGCTTCATTAAGGCGAGGTTTAAAAACACTTCATACAAAATACGACGAAGCAGGAGCAATACTAATAGGAGACGCATTAAATACCTACGCATTTTACCTGCTATCACAAGCAAAGCTAAAACCGAAGACAAAAATAAAGCTAGTAAAAATATTAAGCAAAAATGGTGGAATCTATGGCATGGTGCTAGGACAAGCACTTGATTGTTATTTTGAAGAAAAAAAATTACCTCTATCATCACTAAAAACAATACACATAAACAAAACTGCAAAACTAATTTCTGCCTCTTTGCAAATGGGTGGAGCAATTGCAAATGTAGATAAAAAAACACTAAAAACATTAAAAAAACTTGGAATCTTGCTAGGCTTATTTTTCCAAATTAGAGATGATATTATAGATTCAACACAAAGTGAAAAAGAAGCATTAAAAACAACAAATAACGATACAAACAAAAATAGCTATGTGAATCTTTTAGGATTAGAAGGTGCTAGATATGAGCTAGAAAAATTAAAAACAAAAATAGATTCAAAGATAAAAAAGCTAAATACAAACTCACAAGAAATACTAAATATTATTTTAAAGAAATATCTAAAAGAGGTTTAA
- a CDS encoding thiamine-phosphate pyrophosphorylase: MIDANLNRLKEGLRVIEDILRYSFNNKALATSIKTLRHKCKIDNYIDIIKQRESTHDVLKESINDEMQRESLENIIIANFKRTQESSRVLEEIYKLENKVYSETFKNIRYELYVLEKQILLTFFNKI, from the coding sequence ATCATAGATGCAAATCTCAATCGATTAAAAGAAGGCTTAAGAGTTATAGAGGATATACTTAGATATAGCTTTAACAACAAAGCCCTTGCAACTTCGATAAAAACCCTACGACATAAATGTAAAATTGATAATTACATAGACATAATAAAACAAAGAGAATCAACACATGATGTATTAAAAGAAAGTATAAATGATGAAATGCAAAGAGAAAGCCTAGAAAATATAATCATAGCAAATTTCAAAAGAACACAAGAGTCATCAAGAGTGCTAGAAGAAATTTATAAGTTAGAAAACAAAGTTTATAGCGAAACTTTTAAAAATATAAGATATGAACTATATGTTTTGGAAAAACAAATATTACTAACATTTTTTAATAAAATTTGA
- the panD gene encoding aspartate 1-decarboxylase — MLYSKIHRAKVTDANLNYVGSISIDKELINAASLLEGQKVDIVNINNGERFSTYVIEGKSGEICLNGAAARKVQKDDIVIIIAYASFTEDELKTYKPKVVIVDSNNKIINIKEDLKHV; from the coding sequence ATGCTATATAGCAAGATTCATCGAGCAAAAGTAACAGATGCAAATTTAAATTATGTTGGCTCAATTAGTATAGATAAAGAGTTAATAAATGCAGCTTCCTTGCTTGAGGGACAAAAGGTAGATATAGTAAATATAAATAATGGTGAGAGATTCTCCACATATGTAATAGAGGGCAAAAGCGGAGAGATATGTCTAAATGGTGCTGCAGCGAGAAAGGTTCAAAAAGATGATATAGTAATAATAATAGCATATGCGTCATTTACAGAAGATGAACTAAAAACATACAAACCAAAAGTAGTAATAGTAGATAGCAACAACAAAATAATCAACATAAAAGAGGATTTAAAACATGTTTAA
- the gap gene encoding type I glyceraldehyde-3-phosphate dehydrogenase, protein MGKIRFFINGFGRIGRCVAQIALTKMKDRFTIVGINDLGDSDNLMYLLSHDSIHKTEITYTKLDDSLYAVNDNQIKFSSCKIPESIDILGADIVLECSGLFLDSKSVKCHLKKGAKRVIISAPVLDDTRTFVYGVNHKSYNGEEIISNASCTTNALAPVVMLLDDAFGVNSGILSTIHSYTNDQRLIDSAYYKGDFRRSRAAALNIIPTTTGAAKALHLVLPRIKDKLHGHSVRVPVADVSMIDLNINLKTNATKESINNLFYEASKGSLKGILGVDDNYGVSQDFVNNSLSGIVASDLTFVLQDKMAKIMIWYDNEWGYSNRILEMSEYILKQ, encoded by the coding sequence ATGGGAAAGATTAGATTTTTTATAAATGGTTTTGGAAGAATTGGCAGATGTGTCGCACAAATAGCACTAACTAAGATGAAAGATAGATTCACAATCGTTGGGATAAATGACCTTGGAGATAGTGATAATTTGATGTATTTATTATCTCATGATTCAATACACAAAACAGAAATTACATACACAAAGCTAGATGATAGTTTGTATGCTGTAAATGATAATCAAATAAAATTTAGTTCTTGTAAGATTCCAGAATCTATAGATATTCTAGGGGCTGATATTGTATTAGAGTGTAGCGGATTATTTTTGGATAGTAAATCTGTGAAATGTCATTTAAAAAAGGGTGCAAAAAGGGTGATAATATCCGCTCCAGTGCTTGATGATACAAGGACATTTGTATATGGTGTCAATCATAAATCTTATAATGGTGAGGAAATAATATCAAATGCAAGTTGCACAACAAATGCTTTAGCACCGGTTGTCATGTTGCTTGATGACGCCTTTGGTGTTAATAGTGGGATTTTAAGCACAATTCATAGTTATACAAATGATCAAAGATTAATAGATAGTGCATATTATAAGGGTGATTTTAGGCGTTCTAGGGCAGCTGCATTAAATATAATTCCAACTACAACTGGAGCTGCAAAAGCACTGCATTTGGTGCTACCAAGAATAAAAGATAAGCTTCATGGACATAGTGTGCGTGTGCCAGTAGCTGATGTATCAATGATAGACTTAAATATTAACCTAAAAACAAATGCCACAAAAGAATCTATAAATAATCTTTTTTATGAAGCTTCTAAAGGTAGTTTGAAAGGTATATTAGGAGTTGATGATAATTATGGAGTATCGCAAGATTTTGTGAATAATTCCCTAAGCGGTATTGTAGCTAGTGATTTAACATTTGTGCTACAAGATAAAATGGCAAAAATAATGATTTGGTATGACAATGAATGGGGATATTCTAATAGAATCTTAGAAATGAGTGAATATATATTAAAGCAATAA
- a CDS encoding DUF7488 domain-containing protein, whose amino-acid sequence MLKIIFCFLLSITSVFAYDFRVCQKQASSSMEKIGKEYGVALKNNNGEIVLFYYSPKVTPRGYTILKHDPFVGMYLLKPKKKLKPLNIREINGDILEQEIASITPTQSVSGKISTLQQSQIDFATLNVPTFNSSIISTICDHIYGIGIGNNYFLEKRYIDRFLNNPIYYGDIGIRVFSNKEGLIEVNVVDPFFKNNPFAYGDIIMAINGEAIPDLAAFNRVVFDLPQGSKVPVRINRNNNVINTFVVVDRRTGGMLLPENFLARIGIEISDNFVITRVESTAKNGFDKLKVGDKIIQINNKKVPTGYNNIIRMLGEMPDSEQKWLISRDDFQFFIEVNTKDSQNENAFTEYIR is encoded by the coding sequence ATGTTAAAAATAATATTTTGCTTTCTATTATCTATAACAAGTGTTTTTGCGTATGATTTTAGAGTATGTCAAAAACAAGCTTCCTCATCAATGGAAAAAATTGGCAAAGAATATGGCGTAGCACTAAAAAATAATAATGGAGAAATTGTTCTTTTTTACTATTCGCCAAAGGTAACACCAAGGGGATACACAATCCTAAAACATGACCCATTTGTCGGAATGTATCTTCTAAAACCAAAAAAGAAACTAAAACCACTTAATATAAGAGAAATAAATGGTGATATACTAGAGCAAGAAATAGCAAGTATAACCCCAACACAAAGCGTTAGTGGCAAAATAAGCACACTTCAACAAAGTCAAATTGATTTTGCTACTTTAAATGTCCCAACATTTAATAGCTCAATAATATCAACCATATGCGACCATATATATGGAATTGGCATAGGAAATAACTACTTCTTAGAGAAAAGATATATAGATAGATTCTTAAATAATCCTATTTATTATGGGGATATAGGAATTAGAGTATTTAGCAACAAAGAAGGTTTAATAGAGGTAAATGTCGTAGATCCATTCTTTAAAAATAATCCATTTGCATATGGAGATATCATAATGGCTATAAATGGCGAGGCAATACCTGATTTAGCAGCATTTAACAGAGTTGTCTTTGATTTACCACAAGGCAGTAAAGTGCCAGTTAGAATAAATAGGAATAATAATGTAATAAATACATTCGTAGTTGTCGATAGACGCACGGGAGGTATGCTATTACCAGAAAATTTTCTAGCAAGAATCGGAATTGAAATATCTGATAATTTTGTCATAACAAGAGTTGAATCAACGGCTAAAAATGGATTTGATAAGCTAAAAGTTGGAGATAAAATAATACAAATAAACAATAAAAAAGTCCCAACTGGATATAACAACATAATAAGAATGCTAGGAGAGATGCCAGATAGTGAGCAAAAATGGCTTATTTCAAGAGATGATTTTCAATTTTTTATAGAAGTTAATACAAAAGATTCGCAAAATGAAAACGCTTTTACAGAATACATTAGATGA